Below is a genomic region from Zea mays cultivar B73 chromosome 9, Zm-B73-REFERENCE-NAM-5.0, whole genome shotgun sequence.
cttgcgctcatggcgctttgaagtagtggaggccgattccgagccgggggtggagggtgacgaagagtcggtctcgtagtagaccacttttctcatcttcttcttcttgtcacccatccgatgggacttgatggaagaagaggattcctccatgtgcttgtgggcggactcccttgagtgtgttcttcccgagcttgcggacttgtcgccggtcccgagatccctcttggcggatgctcccgacatcacttcgagcagttaggctctaatgaagcaccgggctctgataccaattgaaagtcgcctagaggggggtgaatagggcgaatctaaaatttataaacttaagcacaactacaagccgggttagcgttagaaatagaaacgagtccgagagagagggcgcaaaacaaatcgtgagcgaataaagagcgagacacaataatttgttttaccgaggttcggttcttgcaaacctactccccgttgaggcggtcacaaagaccgggtctctttcaaccctttccctctctcaaacggtcacttagaccgagtgagcttctcttctcaatcaaacggaacacttagtccccgcaaggaccaccacacaattggtgtctcttgccttggttacaattgagtttgatcacaagaagaatgagaaagaaaagaagcaatccaagcgcaagagctcaaatgaacacaacaaatatctatctctaatcactaaagctttgtgtgaagttgggagaggatttgatctctttggttgtcttgtattgaatgctatagctcttgtaaggtatagacgtgtagaaacttggatgccattgaatgtggggtggttggggtatttatagccccaaccaccaaaaatggtcgttggaagtgtgctgtcgcatggcgcaccggacagtccggtgcgccagccacgtcagcagaccgttggggttcgaccgttggagctctgacttgtggggcctctgggttgtctggtggtgcaccggacaggtcctatagactgtccggtgcgccaactgcgcgtgctctgactctggcacgcactatagcgcattgaatgcagttgcagacgaccgttgtgcgcgaagtagccgttgctccactgacacaccggacagtccggtgactcaccggacagtccggtgaattatagcggagcgcccttggaatttcccgaaggtagcgagttcagcaccgagtaccctggtgcaccggacactgtccggtggtgcaccggacagtccggtgcgtcagaccagggtgcctttgagttatcttttgctctctttgtttgacccctttcttggtctttttattggcttattgtgaacctttggcacctgtaaaacttatagactagagcaaactagttagtccaattatttgtgttgggcaattcaaccaccaaaatcaattaggaagaaGGTGTAAGCTTAAATCCCTTTCAGTTATGCCAATATGGCTTCCTTTATTGCACCATATCGTGGGGTTAGATATCACCTGAAAGAGTTTGGCCATGGTCATCGAAGGCCTCAAAATCACAAAGAGTTATTCAACCATCGCCATGCTGTTTTAAGAAATCATGTAGAGAGGGCTTTGGGTGTCATAAAGAAGAGATTTTCAATCCTCAAAGTTGCTACGCTTCACAAAATGGAAAATCAAGCAAAAATACCTATTGCTGCTGCAGTCCTCCAAAACTTAATTCGATCACACAATGGTGATGAGAGATGGCTAGAAAATGATCAAGGAAATATTAACCCACAAAGTTTTGTCAGCCTACCCGATAGTGACCATGGAAATGATGAAGGGAGTATGGAAGGGAATAACTTAAGAGATATGATAGCTTATCATATGTGGGCAGATTATGAGCAACATAGAAATCAGTGAATTATTTCTGTAATGGATATTGTGTGATCAATAAATGTCATTTCAATTGGACTACATACTTGTGATGATATTTTGTAATGGATATTTTGTGATGGCAAATTACCGCTGTTTTGAGAATAATCAAGTGTATTTTTGTAAGCTGCTGAATTTTGCTGTAATGGTTATTTTGCAAATTACTGCTGTAATGGATATTTTGTGATGGCAAATTACAGCCTCCTTTTTGCTAGTGTTTCGGTTGGGGGTGGGTCACAGTTCATTCCTTGTGTCACAAAAATAAAAGTAGAAATGATGTTCATAGTTTCTTTTTTGCTGGTGATTCTCTATAATAGATATGATGTTCACAAGAGGTTCTCCCAAAATTTTGATGTTATCTAAAGCTGCTCAAAAGAAGGTTTCTCCTAAAGCTTCTACATCAAAGAAGTGTGGAGGTACATGTTATTTAATATAAAGCTTGTACATGTTATTCTTATTGTGTTTCAACTTCAAATGATTAATTGTCCCTCatattttttttttgaaatttaGGTGGTGTTCAGAGAGCAGCATGGAATTCTGAATTAGAGAAGAGCCTCGTTGATTTGTTGTTTGAGCACAATGTACATCCATATAGGGCTCAAAATGGCTGGAGTCCAGATGCTTGGAACAAAATTGTTACTGAATTCAACAAGAAGCATCAGTATGTCACATTCAACAAGATTCAAATTCAGGAGAAGGAGAGGGAATTGAAAAGGGATTACAAGATGTTGAAAGAGGCTAGAAAGCAAAGTGGTGTTTCCTGGAATGAGAAATGATGCATGATTGTTGCTGATCCACCAATATGGGAAAACATCATAAAATTAAGTTTTTGACTCTAGCTTTATATCTAATTGTGACTCCAGCTTTATAATTGTGAAGTTATCATAAAGTAGTTTAGGAACTTACTTTTTTTACAATGTTTTATCAGTCATTTCCTAGGGCCAAGAAATTTCAAAAGAAGTCTTTCCCTCTCTTTGATGCTCTTGGGGAACTATACGATGGGCACATTGCTCAAGGGACCTGGAACATAACATCTACACAGCTACCACAAGAATGGAACACAATTTCAAATGAAGAAGAACAAGTGAACACCACAAGAATGGATCAGGAAGGTATTATTCAACAACAACCACAAGAAGAGGATTCAAGATTGGAACAAGATGAAGATCCTATAATTGAAATGACTGAACAGAGGGTACATGTAACAACAACAAGGTCTACTGCATCAACAATCAATCAAGATAAGAAAGCAAAGAGAATGAAGAAGGATTCTTTGGAAGGACTTGTTGGGAGATATCTAGATCTAAAATCAAAACAAGTTGAGGATGAGGTTACATAAATGGCTAAAGGAAAAGAATCTGCTCAAGGTAATGACTTCTCCATCATGAGATGCATTTCTGTTCTTAGATCCATGAACGtgacagcagatgagaagataaaAGCAGCTGAGGTGTTCGACATACCAAACAACAGAGAGACCTTTATCAGTTTTAGTATTGATGAGCCAGAAACTGCCCTCCTATGGTTAAGACGGAAGATGGATAAGGTCTAAGGTAAGTATAGTCAATTTGTTTTTTTTCAAAACTAAAAATCTTTGAATTTTAAAAACTGAAATCATTAGTTTACTATTGCCATTGTCTCCTTGTGGGCATGCTGAACAAATCCATGTCATTTAGGCTAATGGAGTTCATGTGTGATAAAGGCTCCCAAGATGCTCTTGTTTCATTGTTGTGTAACTGTTTTGAAGTATGTTTATAGCACAAACACCTAATTCTCTTGTGCTATGCAGCAATAATATAATGCAATCGTCCAGCTtcttctcttgtgcaaaatagttGCTTTTCTTTTCCCAGTCCTGCAGGGTGTGGTAGTGTAGCTGCCTGAGTAGTAGTTATCTTTGGGCTTTAGTAGTTTGATTAACATTGTTACTTCTTTGTCGTGTTTTGCAGTTTGGACTTCTGTAGCACCGTTGGTCTGAATCTAAAAATCTACATCGTGCCAGTTGCTAATTGACGCATTAAACTATGTTGATTTGTGCTCCAGGATCAATGGTGTTCTACGATCTAAGGATAAAGAAACTATGTTGATTTGTGCTCCAGGATCATTGGATGTTATGTTGACTTGTGTTTTTTTATTCTGGATTAAAAATGTGTTCAATCTGAACGAAAAAATATGTATCACGTGACATGCATGCTTAAATTTCTGGAGAGATACAGTGACATGTTCTATACTTAAACTTTATTGGTTTTTAAGTTTGGGATTTAATCCACATGGAATAAACGAACAAACATAGTTAATTGAGTTTTAGGATATAATCCATATGGAACAACCGAacaaagattgatgaattgatttTAGGAATTTAATCCTACAAGGGATTGGGTGAAAGACTTGGATTCACCCAATCCATATGTAGAGAAAAACCAGTCTAGGAAAAAATCCCAAACCGTCGAACAAGGCCTGAAATGGTACTTCAGTGCCAATGTGTCATGGATCCTAAAAGATGGGCTCTCACAGATTTGATCACTTGACGCAGATACAGTCAACATAGTTCACGGTTAACTCTCAAACTGCAAACAGCATCGCAAAAGGGTGTAGACGGACGCTTCCTATTTGGAGCTTCGGAAATGTACATGCTATcaaaaatataaaacaaaatgttTCAACGAATTGAAATGCTATTAAAACTATCAAGGCTTGTGCTTGTTCAATGTTCATGTTACTACGGTAGCATACTAGCATAGTGAATGAAGAATGATAGTGCAATCAACGAGCCCAATCTAATGACAGAATCAACACGACATAATGCTTGATGGGCGAGCAATAAAAGTACGGTTCAAATGGTATAAACTATAATAAAACATTCAGTTACATATCTTTTATCAGAGTCACACAAAAAATCCCTTGGTAACTCAAAACAAGAGACTGTTTGGACTGTTCGCTTCGGATTAAAATCAGCTATTTAGACTGTTGTAGCTGTAATCCATAGAGACAAAAACAATATAGAAGTAGTAGAAGCCGGTACGGATTGAAACCAAACGAACAGGCTGACCGATGTAGCATGTCACTCAAAGGTCGTCCTTGACTCCGATGTTTAGAAGTCTAGCCAGTTTTCCACTTTCGTAGGAGTCAACAGTATCTGCAGTTTTTTTTCAAGTAAATGTGAAAAGATAGTAGGTGTGAGCATTCGAAGGATGTTACAAAGCTTAAGTTTTATCTGATTTGTGTACAGAAAAAGGGTACCGTCAGAACCACCCAGGTGCTTTCCATGGACAAAAACTTGAGGGACAGTACGCCTGCCAACTATCTCAAGTAAGGCATCCTGAATCTCTGAGCCATCCTCTGCATGATGATAAAGGGAGCACATTGTTCAATTGTGGCATCATCACAAACTGTCCCAGAGTATGCTCAGGGGCTAAAATCAACTTAAAGGATTGACAGGTGGAAATAATTGTTTGATTTGATATAATTGACCATTTTGCTTTATTATGTAAAAAGGGCATAAACATATAGTTACTTCACATTTTGTGTTCGGTcctcttgctgatgtctcctttccTGTTTCCTCCATGATTTCGGTGATTATACTGTGGCTTTACTGCTTTATGTGCTATATGTATCATGTCTTTCATTTATCATGAAACATCTCTAATATCATTGAATAACTTGAATAGTGCAAATGGAACTTGGATGAGATGGGTCCAAAGAAACAACAATACTACAGTAGCACAATCTTATCATTTAAACCATCATCATCCATCCATTATGTGCATACTCTCCACTGCCTTCACAGACAGAAAGAGGAAGGATATATCATATATTGGCCTGGCACTAACCATACCGGCATTGTCACAACAGTGAATGTGCAGAAGGATTGTGAAATGGAAGAGAGAGGCTGTGCAATCCTCAAGTTTGCTTATGTTTTCTGTTATTCACATAGTGAAACACAGGCATCAAGATGTATTTGCATTTGATTTATGTTCGATGTAACTCACGCTTAGTTTCATCAAGTAGTAACTGTGTTTATGGTTCTATGTAATTCACATTATGACATGAGGCACTTGAAGACATTTGTGCTTACTTACGAGCCTATAGGACATCTCCATCCAGGATGTCATTCAAAAATACTCCCACATGAATACTCTACCTTTTCTTTTGGGGTTCAGTATGTTTATTTATACTTCATAATATGGCTGACTATTCAACTGAAAAACAAATTATTCAATCTAGCTGCGTGATCACAAAAGCATGCTGGCTGAAAACACTGAAAAGATGTATTCACAACTCTGCCTTGGTTATTTCAATGAAAATGTGGCACTTCCACTGGGAAAAAACATGACTGAAGTAGGGGGCATAGAGCAAGCACTCTAAAACAGTAAATTAGCGATGTGAAAAAGAGTGTAAAGCAAACCTCGCTGATCAAGCTCCACAACATATGGCTCTTTCTTCAACTCAAGCTCCTTAAACACGGCCTTTGCTCTTTTGCAGTACCTGTAGCTCTCCAGACAAATAAAGTGCTGATAAGAGTATGTGCTTTGGTACAGGAACTACAACCATAAGGCGTCATCTCCATACACTCATGGTTCAGATGTTATCAATGTACATTCGCTGCTCTCAAGTCAAATGAGTATCTGACCATATCACTTATCAGTGCATTTTCTTATAGTTATGTACTCCCCACAAAAGTCTGTGTTAAACTTGATAAATATTTAAGTTTAGCTTCTTGAACTGCACTGCAAGAGATCTAGTGAGCTAATCAGGTGGACACAAGAGCCACCGCTAAATTCACAAATCTAGAATTAGACCTAACAGGAGGCTCTGAAAGCTCAAGAGAATTGTTCCAATTTCTGTCAAGCACATTTCTCTCACCAGGTCTTGGGTTTGAAGCAGTCTCTCCGCATTTGCGGAAGCAAGGCTTGCCTCAGTTTATCCCGGGAGGAAGGCCTGCCTCAGCTTATCCCTTCCCAAGAGGCCAAGACCTCACTCATGTGGAGCCTCCGGCACTGGTCTGCACTTTTGTTTTACATTTCTCTTACACTTGCACAGTGACATCAGAGTAAATAAAATTGCTAAGCAGAACAAGCAGTGAATCCTTTTCACATCAACCAAGCAGTCAATAAGAGTAAAAGTAACCACGGCTTCTTTCAAAGAATGTGCCAAGAAATGCAAAGCAGACAACAATCTGGTTACCACATAAAGGACAATAACTGTCACATGGTTGCTAGGATAGAACTGTGCTGGGCTTTTCTTAATTTGGTATAGGATCCAATCCAAGTTGTGGATTTCTGTAATACAGAAAACGGAATTCTACAGCtggacaaaaaaaaaaaaaacgaaGCAAACCATCAGCTCCTCCAGTAATTCAGGTCAAACTTGCAGGACTTTTTCCCTGAACAATCAGCCTTACAGAATAATAGACCCTATGCGTTGAAAATCCACGAGAAAAGACAATTTTCAGCAAGCGAAAGGATGAAATCAATGACAACTAACAGCTATAAACCAGATTTTCTGTAGCTACTAGTTAGATTGGCGCGACATCACAGCAATCGTGCCCAGAATCCCGCTTAGAATCTAGAtctccgcagggaacaagacaagATGCGCATGTAAGGGTTAAGGACGAGGTGGACCGTACGGGCAGTATGACTTGGAGAAGATGACGACGTCGTGGGCGGAGACGGTGGACTTCACGAAGGACTTGGGCGAGGATGAGGCGGATCCGAACGCCACGAGGGCGATGAACGCGGCAGCTGCCGCAGCCACCCCGATCCGCCGGCCCAGCAACGCCACCATCGTGATACCACCGCCGGACGCCGGTGAGGTCGAGATGCAGGTACAAGGATATTTTTGACCGAAGAGGCACTGGTCCTGAGTTGTGACTAGTTTACGTACGGTTGGATATCTAACAGGTCGGGCTCGGCGTGAGCTCGAGCCGACTCGTTAATCTAGTTCGGTTTGACTCGTTAAAAAACAGAGCTAGAAGATAAACTCGACTCGATTTGTTTACGAGTTTGAGCTGGTTCGTTTGGCTCACAAGCTACAGCGAAAAAAGTATAATACCAGAAAATAATTATTATTATCACAGTTTCACATACCATATTATAAGTTCATGACTTTAATtcatcaaaaaaaaaaaaaacagttGCAACGTTTATCAGTTCATG
It encodes:
- the LOC100282495 gene encoding Grx_C4 - glutaredoxin subgroup I isoform 2 (isoform 2 is encoded by transcript variant 2); this encodes MRRDCFKPKTWYCKRAKAVFKELELKKEPYVVELDQREDGSEIQDALLEIVGRRTVPQVFVHGKHLGGSDDTVDSYESGKLARLLNIGVKDDL
- the LOC100282495 gene encoding Grx_C4 - glutaredoxin subgroup I isoform 1 (isoform 1 is encoded by transcript variant 1), whose protein sequence is MVALLGRRIGVAAAAAAFIALVAFGSASSSPKSFVKSTVSAHDVVIFSKSYCPYCKRAKAVFKELELKKEPYVVELDQREDGSEIQDALLEIVGRRTVPQVFVHGKHLGGSDDTVDSYESGKLARLLNIGVKDDL